Proteins encoded in a region of the Desulfosoma sp. genome:
- a CDS encoding ferritin family protein, which translates to MFSAEEVLKMAVRIEKNGENYYRDAARMQKDPLLRKILLDLAEDEARHGVWFENLRERLGKPEGEELWVREISGDLLQSMIGDQSFSLKEVDPAHLDSVAKILETALEFEKDTILFYDMLTGFMDEGESARALQEIIEEEKLHVEILEARLEALTLRSKVTSSA; encoded by the coding sequence GTGTTCAGTGCCGAGGAAGTGCTCAAGATGGCCGTTCGCATTGAAAAGAACGGCGAAAACTATTACCGCGACGCAGCGCGGATGCAAAAGGATCCTCTATTGCGAAAAATTCTTCTGGATCTCGCAGAAGATGAAGCCCGCCATGGAGTGTGGTTCGAGAATTTGAGGGAACGTCTCGGCAAGCCTGAAGGGGAAGAACTGTGGGTGCGAGAGATAAGCGGTGATCTTTTGCAATCCATGATCGGAGATCAGAGCTTCAGTCTGAAGGAAGTGGATCCGGCGCATTTGGACAGTGTGGCAAAGATTCTAGAGACGGCCCTGGAATTTGAAAAGGACACTATCCTCTTTTACGATATGCTCACGGGATTCATGGACGAAGGGGAGAGTGCTCGAGCCCTGCAGGAAATTATCGAGGAAGAAAAACTTCATGTGGAAATCCTGGAAGCACGCCTGGAGGCTCTGACCCTTCGCAGCAAGGTAACATCCTCCGCATGA
- a CDS encoding ABC transporter permease, whose protein sequence is MNDWHVSLFVASLLAGAAPLVLAAMGETVTEKAGIINLSLDGTILLAAMAAFVTALETQSLLLGFGAGAATGAFMAAVVAFMSLHLRQSQVAVGFVLTLMTKDLAYFLGNNYARLPGPQVPMIPVPLLKDLPLLGPSLFQHTAVTYVSVLCIGLTWVFLYRTRFGLILRAVGENPGAAFARGIHAPRVQFLYTVVGGLLVGLAGAAFSLSVKPGWGRPQGAEGIGWIALALVIFGGWHPLKVALGAYLFALLQMLGITLQGLWPSIPSQVFQTAPFPLMIFTLAFMHLAERPEMERWAAARPWVGRVVRFLKARAPRALGRPVLPEQHP, encoded by the coding sequence GTGAACGACTGGCATGTTTCCCTTTTTGTGGCAAGCCTCCTAGCTGGGGCAGCTCCTTTGGTGTTGGCCGCCATGGGGGAAACAGTCACGGAAAAGGCGGGCATCATTAATCTCTCTCTGGATGGCACCATTCTTCTGGCGGCCATGGCGGCTTTTGTGACGGCTTTGGAAACGCAGTCTTTGCTGCTGGGTTTTGGCGCCGGAGCCGCAACGGGAGCCTTCATGGCGGCTGTGGTGGCCTTCATGAGCCTTCACCTGAGGCAATCGCAGGTGGCTGTAGGCTTCGTCCTCACCCTCATGACCAAAGATCTCGCCTATTTTTTGGGAAACAACTACGCCCGACTGCCGGGACCTCAAGTGCCCATGATCCCCGTGCCGCTTCTCAAAGATTTGCCTCTGCTCGGTCCTTCTTTGTTCCAGCACACCGCGGTCACGTACGTCTCGGTGCTATGCATTGGACTAACATGGGTTTTTCTGTATCGGACACGGTTTGGTTTGATCCTCCGAGCCGTGGGAGAAAATCCTGGAGCTGCTTTTGCCCGTGGAATCCACGCGCCACGAGTGCAGTTTCTGTATACTGTGGTTGGTGGTCTTCTTGTGGGGCTTGCGGGAGCGGCGTTTTCGTTGAGTGTAAAGCCCGGTTGGGGACGGCCTCAAGGGGCCGAAGGGATCGGGTGGATCGCCTTGGCTTTGGTCATCTTTGGAGGCTGGCATCCCTTGAAGGTGGCTCTTGGTGCCTATCTATTCGCTTTGCTGCAAATGCTGGGAATCACCCTGCAGGGTCTTTGGCCGAGTATTCCTTCTCAGGTCTTTCAAACCGCTCCTTTTCCGCTCATGATTTTTACGCTCGCCTTTATGCACTTGGCTGAACGACCTGAAATGGAACGCTGGGCTGCCGCTCGGCCTTGGGTGGGAAGGGTTGTGAGGTTTCTCAAGGCGCGAGCCCCTCGAGCCCTTGGACGGCCGGTTCTTCCCGAACAACATCCCTAG
- a CDS encoding ABC transporter permease: MKPQSFRQTLQHLFWTLALALGLSSAVVALSGASPWDAYRHILFGSLGSWQKLAQVFRVWIPLTLCSLGLLYTFQIGLWNIGAEGQVVLGAVGATAMVRWFNGAPPELVLPAALLGAGLCGGFWALGAGLLKTRAGVNEIFAGLGLNFVATGLLLWLIFGPWKQPGIASMSGTETFPEAYWFPGLAGWAVSPYALGATLAFMGLTAWILKTTRLGLALKAIGRNPQASYLLGLSPWRWMLLAMLVAGGLAGLAGAYQALAVYHRLIPNISSQYGYLALLVVMLADERWQPIPVICFFFAALNVGSIQLPMMLRMDSSLAGVIQGSLVLSALAVQGLTSKRRNTS, encoded by the coding sequence ATGAAGCCACAATCTTTTCGACAAACCCTTCAGCACCTTTTTTGGACTTTGGCTCTAGCCCTGGGGCTCAGTTCCGCCGTGGTGGCTCTAAGCGGCGCTTCCCCCTGGGACGCCTACCGCCATATTCTTTTCGGATCTTTGGGATCCTGGCAAAAACTCGCCCAGGTTTTTCGAGTCTGGATACCCTTGACCCTGTGTTCCCTGGGTTTGCTTTACACGTTTCAGATCGGATTGTGGAACATCGGCGCGGAAGGTCAGGTGGTTTTGGGGGCTGTGGGGGCTACGGCCATGGTGCGCTGGTTCAACGGAGCTCCCCCTGAGTTGGTGTTGCCTGCGGCACTTTTGGGAGCCGGTCTTTGTGGCGGTTTCTGGGCTCTCGGGGCGGGACTTCTGAAAACACGAGCCGGTGTCAATGAGATCTTTGCAGGTCTGGGCCTCAATTTTGTGGCGACAGGTCTCCTTTTATGGCTCATATTCGGTCCCTGGAAACAACCGGGTATTGCCAGCATGAGCGGCACGGAAACCTTTCCGGAAGCCTACTGGTTTCCCGGCCTGGCCGGGTGGGCCGTGTCCCCATATGCTTTGGGTGCCACCTTGGCTTTCATGGGCCTCACCGCCTGGATCCTGAAAACCACACGCCTTGGGCTGGCTCTGAAAGCCATCGGCCGAAACCCGCAGGCCTCGTATCTTCTGGGATTAAGTCCTTGGCGATGGATGCTGCTGGCTATGCTTGTGGCGGGAGGGCTCGCCGGTTTGGCCGGAGCTTACCAAGCCCTGGCTGTTTATCATCGGCTTATTCCCAATATTTCCAGCCAATACGGATACCTGGCTTTGTTGGTGGTCATGCTGGCCGATGAACGATGGCAGCCGATTCCCGTCATCTGCTTTTTCTTTGCGGCCTTGAACGTGGGAAGCATTCAACTGCCCATGATGCTGCGTATGGATTCTTCACTTGCCGGGGTCATTCAGGGCAGTCTGGTGCTTTCGGCTTTGGCGGTCCAGGGCCTGACCTCAAAAAGGAGAAACACCTCGTGA
- a CDS encoding ATP-binding cassette domain-containing protein translates to MNIELRKIHKHYGTVHANRGIDLTVRSGTIHGVLGENGAGKSTLMKILAGAVSKSSGDILLDGKPVRFAHPAEAFQAGIGMLYQEPSDFPSLTVLENFLVGQPASSRKSSKTWADTLESLCRDFGFYLDPQTPLESLTLGERQQLELIRLLSLGCRLLILDEPTTGISTAQKELLFRALRRVARDGKTVLLVSHKIEDVESLCDQVTVLRQGQVTGSLEAPFDPREILTFMFGTPPAPLQKSARSFEHISLEFENVSGLGGRSGLREATATFYRGEVVGLAGLEGSGQGVFLRLAAGLQKPVSGRLRLFGNDCTGWEHHAFRRRGVAFVPEGRLEEGLIAGLTLTEHVALAACPPTWRVPWQHARRMAEERIARFRIRGSSESLADALSGGNQQRLLLSLIPLEASVLLLEQPTRGLDVESTHWVWEHLLQLADSGMTVLFSSAELDEILMVSDRVLVFFNGRILLDVDARDAHPDKVAGAIAGRVSL, encoded by the coding sequence ATGAACATTGAACTTAGAAAAATCCACAAACACTACGGAACGGTCCATGCCAATCGAGGCATCGATCTCACGGTACGCTCCGGAACCATTCACGGAGTTCTAGGAGAAAACGGAGCGGGCAAGAGCACCCTCATGAAAATCCTCGCCGGGGCCGTTTCCAAAAGTTCCGGAGACATTCTGCTTGATGGAAAACCGGTTCGTTTCGCCCATCCCGCCGAAGCTTTTCAAGCCGGCATCGGCATGCTCTATCAGGAACCTTCGGATTTTCCCTCTCTGACGGTCCTGGAAAATTTTTTGGTCGGACAGCCGGCTTCTTCCCGAAAATCTTCCAAGACATGGGCCGACACACTGGAATCCTTGTGCCGCGATTTCGGTTTTTACCTGGATCCTCAAACTCCCCTGGAATCCCTCACCTTGGGGGAACGTCAGCAATTGGAACTGATCCGCTTGTTATCTCTCGGATGCCGTCTGCTTATTTTGGATGAACCCACCACAGGCATTTCCACGGCACAAAAGGAACTTCTCTTTCGAGCCTTACGGCGCGTGGCCCGAGACGGCAAGACCGTGCTCTTGGTTTCACATAAGATCGAGGATGTGGAAAGCTTATGCGATCAGGTGACGGTTCTGCGCCAAGGGCAGGTGACGGGATCCCTGGAGGCTCCTTTTGATCCTCGGGAAATTCTTACCTTTATGTTCGGCACCCCGCCGGCTCCTTTGCAGAAATCGGCTCGATCCTTTGAGCACATCAGCTTGGAATTTGAAAACGTGAGCGGGCTTGGAGGTCGATCGGGACTGCGGGAAGCCACGGCAACCTTTTACCGAGGCGAAGTGGTGGGGTTGGCCGGGCTGGAAGGAAGTGGTCAGGGCGTTTTTCTGAGGCTCGCCGCAGGCTTGCAAAAGCCTGTCTCGGGCCGTCTACGCCTCTTCGGAAATGATTGCACCGGATGGGAGCATCATGCTTTTCGAAGGCGCGGCGTCGCTTTCGTGCCGGAAGGACGATTGGAGGAAGGGCTCATCGCAGGACTCACCCTCACGGAACATGTCGCTCTCGCTGCTTGTCCCCCTACATGGCGTGTCCCATGGCAGCACGCACGCCGCATGGCCGAAGAAAGGATAGCAAGGTTTCGCATTCGAGGATCCAGCGAATCCCTTGCGGACGCTCTTTCCGGTGGAAATCAGCAGCGCCTGCTTCTTTCACTTATCCCTCTCGAAGCTTCCGTGTTACTGCTGGAACAGCCTACTCGAGGCTTGGATGTGGAATCGACCCACTGGGTTTGGGAACATCTTCTACAACTGGCGGATTCAGGCATGACCGTCCTTTTCAGTTCCGCGGAATTGGATGAGATTCTTATGGTTTCGGACCGTGTGCTGGTCTTTTTTAACGGGCGCATCTTGTTGGATGTGGACGCTCGAGACGCTCACCCGGACAAAGTCGCGGGGGCCATTGCCGGCCGTGTGTCCCTCTGA
- a CDS encoding BMP family ABC transporter substrate-binding protein, translating into MAVKGSRSLWAMVLTIVVLLWSEAPVRAEEKSFVFGLLLVGPYNDKGWSQAHYDAGLYVERTVPGTKMLYIDKVNPADRPGVTIPQVVDDLVSKGAKLIIANSDDMKDGIREASLQHPQVYFVHVSGDDVLTGKAPSNLSNLMGRMEYGKMMAGFVAALTTRTGKIGYLGPLINEETRRLAAATYLGARHAWTQVRKEPEEKLAFKVTWIGFWFNIPGVTADPTQVAQNFFNSGYDVVISGIDTAEALTVASQKRKEGREVWAVPYDYKGACETAPDACLGVPYYNWGPGYVSLLQAAMSGAWKSQWLWLGPDWKDLNNEQTSSLGFIKGAALSSEAAKALDGFVTDLASGSLNLFAGPLYYQDGSVFVPAGAIASDQDIWTMKQLLKGMEGQSSAK; encoded by the coding sequence ATGGCTGTGAAAGGTTCACGAAGCCTTTGGGCAATGGTGTTAACGATCGTGGTGCTTTTGTGGTCCGAAGCACCGGTTCGAGCCGAAGAAAAGTCTTTTGTGTTCGGGCTGCTTCTGGTGGGGCCTTACAACGACAAGGGTTGGAGCCAGGCACACTATGATGCCGGCCTTTACGTGGAACGCACTGTTCCCGGAACCAAAATGCTCTATATCGATAAAGTCAACCCTGCAGACCGACCCGGTGTCACGATTCCCCAGGTGGTGGATGATCTGGTATCCAAGGGTGCCAAGCTGATTATCGCCAATTCCGATGACATGAAGGACGGCATTCGTGAAGCGTCGCTGCAGCACCCTCAGGTTTACTTCGTGCATGTTTCCGGAGACGACGTGCTCACCGGCAAGGCCCCTTCGAATCTTTCCAACCTTATGGGGCGCATGGAATACGGCAAAATGATGGCTGGCTTTGTGGCCGCTTTGACGACCAGAACGGGAAAAATCGGTTACCTGGGTCCGCTTATCAATGAAGAAACCCGCCGCCTTGCGGCGGCAACCTATCTGGGAGCCCGCCATGCATGGACGCAGGTACGCAAGGAACCGGAGGAAAAGTTGGCCTTTAAGGTCACCTGGATCGGTTTTTGGTTCAATATTCCAGGAGTCACGGCGGATCCCACTCAGGTGGCTCAGAACTTTTTTAACAGCGGCTACGATGTGGTTATTTCAGGAATCGACACGGCCGAAGCCTTGACGGTGGCATCCCAGAAGCGCAAGGAAGGTCGAGAAGTGTGGGCGGTGCCTTATGACTACAAGGGCGCCTGTGAAACCGCTCCGGACGCCTGCCTGGGTGTGCCCTATTACAACTGGGGTCCTGGATATGTGTCGCTTCTTCAGGCTGCCATGTCGGGGGCTTGGAAATCCCAATGGTTGTGGTTGGGACCCGATTGGAAAGATTTAAACAATGAACAGACCAGTTCTCTCGGTTTCATCAAGGGGGCCGCATTGAGCTCTGAAGCGGCCAAAGCTTTGGACGGCTTTGTGACGGATCTGGCTTCCGGAAGTCTGAACCTGTTCGCGGGGCCTTTGTATTATCAGGATGGCTCCGTGTTTGTACCGGCCGGAGCCATCGCTTCGGATCAAGACATTTGGACCATGAAACAGCTTCTGAAGGGCATGGAAGGCCAGAGCAGCGCCAAGTAG
- a CDS encoding FmdB family zinc ribbon protein codes for MPIYEYECTQCGQITEAMQRFSDPPLTECSHCRGPLRKMISMSTFHLKGSGWYVTDYAGRKQNDNSHSQKNADSGSSGSEGSSCSASSSGASKSSDD; via the coding sequence ATGCCCATTTACGAATACGAATGCACGCAGTGCGGTCAAATCACCGAAGCCATGCAACGTTTTTCCGATCCGCCCCTGACCGAATGCTCCCATTGCCGTGGGCCGCTGCGCAAGATGATTTCCATGAGCACGTTCCACCTCAAGGGATCCGGCTGGTATGTTACCGACTATGCCGGAAGGAAACAAAACGACAACTCCCATTCCCAAAAAAATGCCGATTCCGGATCCAGCGGTTCCGAAGGTTCTTCGTGTTCCGCGTCCTCTTCAGGAGCCTCCAAATCTTCCGACGACTAA
- a CDS encoding peptidoglycan-binding protein: protein MISDLQKKAAQAIVNVFETGRPQGDYGKVTYHPMDPGELTYGRSQTTLASGNLYLLVRDYCSSFSSAFGPELSIYLDRLAKRDSSLNYDERLKGLLRDAGQDPVMRECQDRFFDRIYWEPSLTSAKSMEISTALGVSVVYDSRVHGSWQRLRDLTTQQIGKPSQVGEKAWIQGYVRCRRDWLEHHSNTLLRKTVYRMESFGSLIDQNKWGLELPFMVRGVLIDASVLLDPPVRVSAEEPESGRLLRLQTPALRGDDVRRLQEALGRAGYPVSVDGVFGPETHRAVLAFQKAKGTLKVDGIVGPATRAALGLDV from the coding sequence ATGATCAGTGACCTTCAAAAAAAGGCCGCGCAGGCCATCGTGAATGTTTTTGAAACAGGCCGTCCTCAGGGGGATTACGGCAAAGTCACCTATCATCCTATGGATCCCGGAGAACTCACCTACGGCCGATCCCAAACCACTCTGGCCAGTGGAAACCTGTACCTTTTGGTGCGGGACTACTGCTCCTCTTTCTCCAGCGCTTTCGGCCCGGAACTTTCCATCTATTTGGATCGCCTGGCCAAACGGGACTCTTCTCTCAATTACGACGAACGCCTCAAAGGACTTCTCCGTGATGCCGGGCAGGATCCCGTCATGCGTGAATGCCAGGATCGATTTTTTGACCGAATCTACTGGGAACCGAGCCTTACCTCAGCGAAATCCATGGAAATTTCGACGGCTCTGGGTGTTTCCGTGGTCTACGACAGCCGCGTGCATGGATCCTGGCAGCGTCTTCGGGATCTCACCACGCAACAGATCGGAAAACCCTCCCAGGTGGGAGAAAAAGCATGGATTCAAGGCTACGTGCGTTGCCGCCGAGACTGGCTTGAACATCACAGCAACACCCTGCTTCGAAAAACCGTGTACCGTATGGAAAGCTTCGGCAGCCTGATCGATCAGAACAAATGGGGGTTGGAACTTCCGTTCATGGTGCGTGGTGTGCTGATCGATGCCTCCGTTTTACTGGACCCTCCCGTGCGTGTTTCCGCCGAAGAACCGGAATCGGGGCGGCTGCTTCGTTTGCAGACACCGGCTTTACGAGGAGACGATGTGCGACGGCTTCAGGAAGCTCTAGGGCGAGCCGGGTATCCTGTGAGTGTGGACGGCGTCTTTGGGCCGGAAACGCATAGGGCTGTGCTTGCGTTTCAAAAGGCCAAGGGTACCTTGAAGGTGGACGGCATTGTAGGGCCGGCGACACGAGCGGCCCTGGGGTTGGATGTGTAG
- a CDS encoding protein-L-isoaspartate(D-aspartate) O-methyltransferase, which yields MTGKNMRRNDRRAPQRLLAVLLWVLGAFGISGAVAEEDPKYREKREAMLRVVLADMAATAQETGRETLSLNVLEAMRRVPRHLFVPLHLVNDAYENRPLPIGFGQTISQPFIVALMTELLDLPKDARVLEIGTGSGYQAAVLAQVAKEVYSVEILPELAQGAETRLKNLGYVNVHVKTGDGYFGWKEHAPFDGIMVTAAAPHIPPPLMQQLKPGGKLVLPVGPPFLTQYLTVVHKAQDGTATTKQVLPVAFVPLVRSSPKP from the coding sequence TTGACAGGCAAGAATATGCGAAGAAATGACCGTAGAGCCCCTCAACGGCTCCTGGCCGTGTTGCTATGGGTTCTGGGGGCTTTCGGCATCTCGGGGGCGGTCGCCGAGGAAGACCCAAAGTATCGTGAAAAGAGGGAAGCCATGCTGCGCGTGGTGCTGGCCGACATGGCTGCAACGGCTCAGGAAACGGGTCGGGAGACGCTTTCCTTGAACGTGCTTGAGGCCATGCGTCGAGTGCCCAGGCATCTTTTCGTGCCGCTCCATCTCGTGAATGACGCTTACGAAAACCGACCGCTTCCCATCGGGTTCGGCCAGACCATTTCCCAGCCCTTTATCGTGGCGCTCATGACGGAACTTTTGGATCTCCCTAAAGACGCCAGAGTCCTGGAAATTGGAACGGGTTCCGGGTATCAGGCCGCAGTCTTGGCCCAGGTGGCTAAGGAAGTCTACTCCGTGGAAATCCTTCCTGAGCTGGCGCAAGGTGCCGAAACTCGCCTGAAAAACCTGGGGTATGTGAATGTCCATGTAAAAACCGGGGACGGCTATTTCGGCTGGAAAGAACATGCTCCCTTTGACGGCATTATGGTTACCGCCGCAGCCCCGCATATTCCTCCACCCCTCATGCAACAACTAAAACCCGGAGGAAAACTCGTCCTTCCTGTCGGACCTCCATTTTTAACACAGTATCTTACCGTGGTGCACAAGGCTCAAGACGGCACAGCGACCACCAAACAGGTGCTTCCCGTAGCCTTCGTGCCGCTTGTTCGAAGCAGCCCCAAGCCATGA
- a CDS encoding choice-of-anchor N protein: MQKRLMMALLLVALAMMPTTGWAVPILQLGAPAGPGDTGLYADYNNWSNPPEEETARTSGYIIYAAASYGVNNQTLLIGGQYTGSSGTGKDWYDDNAEYSFGFDASFKDAGAILLVSIYTDNATFAYNNLKLDRDDDAQGAYGAFYYTDTSLNTLSWWPSQYNDVRNHAPVPSANAYLFFDIGNFTKSTLVPDFSDESTGNDNGSIKTLTLSGLDSPYISWAHFDLLAIVTDLQGQSMIRSTLENNPFSHDVTWDPNGGGPPNIIPEPATLFLFGTGLAGSVAWLRKKRKN; this comes from the coding sequence ATGCAAAAACGGCTTATGATGGCTTTGCTCTTGGTGGCGCTGGCGATGATGCCCACAACGGGCTGGGCAGTGCCTATCCTGCAGTTGGGCGCCCCTGCCGGCCCGGGCGATACTGGATTGTACGCAGACTATAATAACTGGTCAAACCCACCGGAAGAGGAGACTGCTCGTACATCTGGATATATCATCTATGCCGCAGCCAGCTATGGTGTCAACAATCAAACTTTGTTGATTGGAGGTCAATACACAGGTTCGTCCGGAACAGGGAAGGATTGGTATGATGATAATGCCGAATATAGCTTTGGATTTGATGCATCCTTTAAAGACGCTGGAGCTATTCTTTTAGTTTCGATTTACACCGATAACGCTACCTTCGCCTACAACAATCTAAAGCTTGATCGAGATGACGACGCCCAAGGCGCATACGGAGCCTTTTACTATACCGACACATCCCTTAATACCCTATCGTGGTGGCCCAGTCAATACAATGATGTGCGCAATCATGCTCCAGTTCCGAGTGCCAATGCCTACTTATTCTTCGACATTGGAAATTTCACGAAATCCACTCTAGTTCCTGATTTTTCCGACGAAAGCACAGGGAACGATAATGGTTCTATCAAGACTCTCACACTGTCTGGGCTGGATTCACCATACATATCTTGGGCACATTTCGATTTGCTGGCCATTGTCACAGATTTACAGGGTCAATCAATGATTCGATCCACGCTTGAAAACAATCCATTCTCCCATGATGTGACCTGGGATCCGAACGGGGGAGGGCCACCGAACATAATCCCAGAACCAGCCACGCTTTTCCTCTTTGGAACGGGACTTGCCGGAAGCGTGGCCTGGCTTCGCAAAAAACGAAAGAATTAA
- a CDS encoding S8 family serine peptidase translates to MSGLKRFSRSLFRFRASAFALNAFYLCMLLLLAGFGFSLLAEGSIAWAEKPQWAQGRILVQARVGVDDTELDDVLFEHGARRVGVLEKIRVHVVSVPPQAEEAVARALSKHPKIAFAEPDALIPPDDTVPNDPKYSSQWHLPLMKAPAAWDYTLGDGIIAAVLDTGVDGTHPDLAGKLVPGWNMYDNNADTSDVHGHGTYVAGVIGAAANNALGVASLAWNAKIMPVRISQPDGYAYFSTIASGLTWAADHGARVANISYGVTGSSTVTSAANYFRNKGGLVFASAGNSGALENISENPAIVTVSATTSSDVKASWSSYGNYVDLAAPGAGILTTARGGGYASVSGTSFSSPAAAGVAALVFSLNPAFTPNQVENILKQTAVDLGSDGWDIYYGYGRVDAHAAALMASQTQTPDTEPPKVTITAPKAGAVVSGNVAVDVSASDNVGVERVELYANGQLVGEATEAPYGFTVDTLGFADGSLTLTAKAWDKAGNVGTSSGVTITVDNIPDPVDAEPPQVVITSPTDGAKVSKKVTISIAAKDNVKVAGIKCYIDGVLKASTTASSLDYVWNTSSAASGTHTITAVATDTAGNQGQTSIRVIK, encoded by the coding sequence ATGAGCGGTTTGAAACGGTTTTCCAGATCTCTTTTTAGGTTTCGAGCCTCAGCTTTCGCCTTGAACGCCTTTTACCTCTGCATGCTTCTGCTTCTTGCCGGATTCGGTTTTTCCCTGCTTGCGGAAGGTTCTATAGCCTGGGCCGAAAAACCCCAATGGGCTCAAGGACGCATTCTGGTCCAAGCCCGGGTCGGGGTCGATGACACCGAACTGGACGATGTGCTTTTTGAACATGGAGCTCGTCGTGTTGGGGTTTTGGAAAAGATTCGAGTCCATGTGGTTTCGGTGCCTCCCCAGGCGGAAGAAGCGGTGGCTCGAGCCCTTTCCAAGCATCCCAAGATCGCCTTTGCCGAACCGGATGCTCTGATTCCGCCCGACGACACTGTTCCCAACGACCCCAAGTATAGCAGCCAATGGCATCTGCCCCTGATGAAGGCTCCCGCAGCCTGGGACTACACCTTGGGAGACGGCATCATTGCGGCGGTTCTGGACACCGGTGTGGACGGCACCCATCCGGATCTTGCCGGAAAACTTGTTCCCGGATGGAACATGTATGACAACAATGCCGACACTTCCGATGTTCATGGGCATGGCACCTACGTGGCTGGGGTCATCGGGGCTGCAGCCAACAATGCCCTCGGAGTGGCAAGCCTTGCTTGGAACGCCAAGATCATGCCTGTAAGGATCAGCCAGCCGGACGGATATGCTTATTTCAGCACCATCGCCAGCGGACTCACCTGGGCGGCGGATCACGGGGCACGGGTTGCCAACATCAGCTACGGAGTCACCGGAAGCTCTACTGTCACCAGCGCCGCCAACTATTTTCGAAATAAGGGCGGGCTGGTTTTTGCGTCGGCCGGAAACTCGGGAGCCTTGGAAAATATCTCGGAAAACCCTGCTATCGTGACTGTTTCCGCTACCACCAGCTCGGATGTCAAGGCCAGTTGGTCCAGTTACGGCAACTATGTGGATCTGGCGGCTCCAGGAGCTGGCATTCTCACCACAGCTCGAGGCGGCGGCTATGCCAGTGTTTCCGGAACTTCTTTTTCCAGTCCTGCAGCAGCAGGCGTAGCGGCTCTTGTCTTTTCCCTCAATCCCGCATTCACACCGAATCAAGTGGAAAACATTTTGAAGCAAACAGCAGTGGATCTGGGATCCGACGGCTGGGATATTTACTACGGGTACGGTCGCGTGGACGCCCACGCAGCAGCCCTTATGGCGTCACAAACACAAACCCCGGATACCGAACCGCCCAAAGTGACCATCACAGCGCCCAAAGCAGGGGCCGTGGTTTCCGGCAATGTGGCGGTGGATGTCTCCGCCTCGGATAACGTGGGTGTCGAGCGCGTCGAACTCTACGCCAATGGACAATTGGTCGGCGAAGCTACGGAAGCTCCCTATGGGTTTACCGTGGATACGCTTGGATTTGCCGATGGCTCCCTTACCTTGACGGCCAAGGCGTGGGATAAGGCCGGAAACGTTGGAACATCCTCAGGTGTGACAATCACCGTGGATAACATTCCGGATCCTGTGGACGCCGAGCCTCCTCAAGTAGTCATCACAAGCCCCACCGACGGCGCAAAGGTTTCCAAAAAGGTCACCATTTCCATCGCGGCGAAAGATAACGTGAAAGTCGCCGGTATCAAATGTTACATCGACGGCGTGCTCAAAGCCTCCACCACCGCCTCGTCACTCGACTATGTCTGGAACACCTCTTCGGCCGCCTCGGGCACGCATACCATCACGGCCGTCGCCACCGACACCGCAGGAAACCAGGGGCAAACTTCGATCCGTGTGATCAAATAA